Proteins encoded by one window of Leishmania major strain Friedlin complete genome, chromosome 9:
- a CDS encoding putative protein kinase, which translates to MKHMSRSKSDARRSGSKRTFDEATVTDNVQQRRHDGTAVPNTAPNQVVEVVAPPPKKKKVTYALPHQNMEEGHFYVVLGEDIDVSTQRFKILSLLGEGTFGKVVESWDRKRKEYCAVKIVRNVPKYTRDAKIEIQFMEKVRQADPADRFPLMKIQRYFQNDSGHMCIVMPKYGPCLLDWIMKHGPFSHRHLAQIVFQTGVALDYFHSELHLMHTDLKPENILMETSDTTVDPATNRHLPPDPCRVRICDLGGCCDERHSRTAIVSTRHYRSPEVILGLGWMYSTDMWSMGCIIYELYTGKLLYDTHDNAEHLHLMEKTLGRLPSEWAARCGTEEARLLYNSAGQLRPCTDPKHLARIARARTVRDVIRDDLLCDLIYGLLHYDRQKRLNARQMTTHPYVLKYYPEARQAPSHPDNRSMLRPPPIM; encoded by the coding sequence ATGAAGCACATGTCGCGCAGCAAGAGCGACGCGCGGCGATCGGGTAGCAAGCGCACCTTCGATGAAGCCACCGTGACCGACAAcgtgcagcaacgccgccacgatggcacggcggtgccgaACACCGCACCGAACcaggtggtggaggtggtggcgccgccgcccaagaaaaagaaggtgacgtacgcgctgccgcaccagaACATGGAGGAGGGCCACTTCTACGTGGTGCTCGGCGAGGACATCGACGTGTCGACGCAGCGCTTCAAGATCCTGTCGCTGCTCGGCGAGGGCACCTTCGGCAAGGTGGTGGAGTCGTGGGACCGCAAGCGCAAGGAGTACTGCGCGGTGAAGATCGTGCGCAACGTGCCCAAGTACACGCGCGACGCCAAGATCGAGATCCAGTTcatggagaaggtgcgccAGGCGGACCCTGCCGACCGCTTCCCGCTGATGAAGATCCAGCGCTATTTCCAGAACGACAGCGGCCACATGTGCATTGTCATGCCCAAGTACGGTCCCTGCCTGCTGGACTGGATCATGAAGCACGGCCCCTtcagccaccgccacctcgcgcagATCGTCTTCCAGACCGGCGTCGCCCTCGACTACTTCCACAGCGAGCTGCACCTCATGCACACAGACCTCAAGCCCGAGAACATCCTCATGGAGACCAGCGACACCACCGTCGACCCCGCCACCAACCGCCACCTGCCGCCCGACCCGTGTCGCGTCCGCATCTGCGACctcggcggctgctgcgacgagcgccacagccgcaccgccatcgtCTCCACGCGCCACTACCGCAGCCCCGAGGTCATCCTCGGCCTCGGCTGGATGTACTCCACCGACATGTGGTCCATGGGCTGCATCATCTACGAGCTCTACACCGGCAAGCTGCTCTACGACACGCACGACAACGCCGAGCACCTGCACCTCATGGAGAAGACGCTCGGCCGCCTACCGTCCGAGTGggccgcgcgctgcggcacggaggaggcgcgtcTGCTGTACAACTCCGCCGGCCAGCTGCGCCCCTGCACCGACCCCAAGCACCTCGCCCGcatcgcgcgcgcgcggacCGTGCGCGACGTCATCCGCGACGACCTGCTGTGCGACCTCATCTACGGCCTGCTGCACTACGACCGCCAGAAGCGCCTCAACGCGCGCCAGATGACCACGCACCCCTACGTGCTCAAATACTACCCcgaggcgcggcaggcgcccAGCCACCCCGACAACCGCTCCATGCTGCGCCCGCCACCGATCATGTAG